Proteins encoded in a region of the Kiloniellales bacterium genome:
- a CDS encoding RHS repeat-associated core domain-containing protein has translation MTGAGEDGYLYDANGNMTSHIAGGATHGPSVLGARTQTAGSFFPDVLMAGFTVPEGENRVLLVAVSHEEGTIGSVTFGGQPLSQVGALVNDETGVALFELREAQLGPGAQTADLEVDFLGFSDTEVTAFTVTGVDQAAAATIAQAAQPVAASSISADITTSADTAILVSAVGLDSPAIWSPGAGETQIGYAETGAFAGGASYEVVAAGSHDMSWSGDLALRPTLLVAAYPAAETGGGSSVEKTIAWSSFNKPTLITEVSTGDEAGFTYGPDRARIRQHVVEGGAARDVIYIGSLYERRIQLGSPDELVHYVVAGGTVAIHTVFDDNLPATNRTRYLHRDHLGSIETITGETGAVVQRLSFDAHGQRRLADWTAGDPAAPGAETPRGFTGHEHLDAVGLIHMNGRVYDPVLGRFLSADPIVPDPETTKSFNRYTYVHNNPLSFTDPSGFGLDGPTDHGHGMDQGKDQASGIGVSESYGGGRGTHGGGVGPHGHKSYGADARNEPMDHRGFLSSGRGFAEALGAAAEAAGLGFAALDRWGDDVLGLGLTHPANIEDDFYTARNKGEIRKAIGLLDRARRFGVLPGKISQMVEALQHAALQGKGGTKGVAYVGGALDETLEGFAFKAYLRAKRASSAAVSATVNVAYFSWDEPEELADFIEAHKGAVAVFGHSYGADTAAAVVAAGHRVELLVTVDPVSNFGVGSWFGPSYSQVQLNARTWRNYNATKGDLTFGNVVAGLGGSWDGGPRSYSKHFDRPYNHGEIMAVCGSFLGC, from the coding sequence GTGACCGGGGCCGGCGAGGACGGCTACCTCTATGACGCCAACGGCAACATGACCTCGCACATCGCCGGCGGCGCGACCCACGGCCCGTCGGTTCTGGGGGCCAGGACGCAGACGGCGGGTTCCTTTTTTCCCGACGTGCTCATGGCCGGCTTTACGGTGCCGGAGGGTGAGAACCGGGTCCTGCTGGTCGCGGTCAGCCACGAGGAAGGCACGATCGGCAGCGTGACCTTCGGCGGGCAGCCGCTGTCCCAGGTCGGCGCGCTGGTCAACGACGAGACCGGCGTCGCTCTCTTCGAGCTGCGCGAGGCGCAGCTGGGCCCGGGCGCGCAGACGGCCGACCTGGAGGTCGACTTCCTCGGCTTTTCCGACACGGAGGTGACGGCCTTCACGGTGACCGGCGTCGACCAGGCGGCGGCGGCGACGATCGCGCAGGCCGCCCAACCCGTGGCGGCAAGCTCGATCAGCGCGGATATCACCACCAGCGCCGACACGGCGATCCTGGTCAGCGCCGTCGGCTTGGATAGCCCAGCGATCTGGTCCCCCGGCGCCGGCGAGACGCAGATCGGCTACGCCGAGACCGGCGCCTTCGCCGGCGGCGCCAGCTACGAGGTCGTCGCGGCCGGCAGCCACGACATGAGCTGGTCGGGAGACCTGGCGCTGAGGCCGACCCTTCTGGTGGCGGCCTACCCCGCGGCCGAGACGGGCGGCGGCAGCAGCGTCGAGAAGACCATCGCCTGGTCCTCCTTCAACAAGCCGACCCTGATCACGGAGGTTTCCACCGGCGACGAGGCCGGCTTCACCTACGGCCCCGACCGGGCGCGGATCAGGCAGCACGTGGTCGAGGGCGGTGCCGCCCGCGACGTGATCTATATCGGCTCCCTCTACGAGCGCCGCATCCAGCTCGGCAGCCCCGACGAGCTGGTGCATTACGTCGTGGCAGGCGGCACTGTGGCGATCCACACCGTCTTCGACGACAACCTGCCGGCGACCAACAGGACCCGCTACCTCCACCGCGACCACCTGGGCTCGATCGAGACCATCACCGGCGAGACCGGCGCGGTGGTCCAGCGCCTCTCCTTCGACGCCCACGGCCAGCGCCGCCTGGCCGACTGGACCGCCGGCGACCCGGCCGCCCCCGGCGCCGAGACCCCGCGCGGCTTCACCGGCCACGAGCACCTGGACGCCGTCGGCCTGATCCACATGAACGGCCGCGTCTACGACCCCGTGCTGGGCAGGTTCCTCTCGGCCGACCCCATCGTGCCGGATCCTGAAACTACCAAGAGCTTCAACCGCTACACCTACGTCCATAACAACCCTCTATCCTTCACCGATCCCAGCGGCTTCGGATTGGATGGCCCGACTGACCATGGCCATGGCATGGATCAAGGTAAAGATCAGGCTAGCGGCATAGGGGTATCTGAGAGCTATGGCGGCGGACGGGGAACCCATGGTGGCGGTGTCGGTCCGCACGGCCACAAGAGCTACGGTGCCGACGCTCGGAACGAGCCGATGGATCATCGCGGCTTCCTGTCGTCTGGGCGCGGTTTCGCCGAGGCACTTGGTGCGGCGGCGGAAGCGGCTGGATTAGGCTTTGCTGCACTGGATCGGTGGGGAGACGATGTGCTCGGATTAGGCCTCACTCATCCGGCAAACATTGAGGATGATTTCTATACCGCAAGGAACAAAGGTGAAATAAGGAAGGCCATAGGATTGTTAGATCGAGCCAGGAGGTTCGGAGTTCTACCTGGAAAGATATCCCAAATGGTGGAAGCGCTTCAACACGCCGCCCTGCAAGGAAAAGGAGGAACCAAAGGCGTGGCATATGTAGGTGGAGCTCTTGACGAAACGCTCGAAGGGTTTGCATTTAAAGCATACTTGCGGGCGAAACGAGCTAGTTCCGCGGCCGTCTCCGCGACCGTCAATGTCGCCTATTTTTCCTGGGATGAACCTGAAGAACTTGCTGATTTTATTGAAGCACACAAGGGTGCAGTAGCAGTATTTGGGCACAGCTATGGAGCGGACACCGCGGCAGCTGTCGTTGCAGCCGGACACCGAGTCGAGTTGCTGGTTACAGTAGATCCAGTAAGTAATTTTGGAGTCGGGAGCTGGTTTGGGCCAAGTTATTCTCAGGTTCAGCTTAATGCAAGAACTTGGAGAAATTACAACGCAACCAAGGGTGATCTAACGTTTGGAAATGTCGTCGCTGGCCTTGGAGGTTCCTGGGATGGCGGGCCGAGAAGCTACTCAAAACATTTCGACAGGCCATATAATCACGGAGAAATTATGGCTGTATGCGGCTCTTTCCTCGGTTGCTGA